Proteins encoded within one genomic window of Triticum aestivum cultivar Chinese Spring chromosome 2D, IWGSC CS RefSeq v2.1, whole genome shotgun sequence:
- the LOC123051768 gene encoding putative ubiquitin-like-specific protease 1B, which produces MKKIRIDRKEDALYQQYVMSRYKIPKAKKDQTIPDFIEIEGFHTSLQNFHASLKPRADLDSEVMTLYLKTFNLEQMYNKKKPKKFAFSVFMGSQLGVDPDLFDHKSCEREFRRACENNQISRCDLLFITIVQNKHWAVVVVNLSHNQFNVFDSVKTIMDVSLLHKATNNVITNIKQVVTTESAFKIDLNGFEKVTQAYPKQSTHYNCGFHAILYLENFDGVVMKHFDESCIANLRKRIAADLLKHPSNTLDPAEQLKKLLEL; this is translated from the exons ATGAAGAAGATTAGGATTGATCGGAAAGAGGATGCACTGTACCAGCAGTACGTAATGAGCAGGTACAAGATACCGAAAGCAAAGAAAGACCAAACAAT TCCTGATTTCATTGAAATAGAGGGTTTTCACACGTCACTTCAGAACTTCCATGCTTCTTTAAAGCCACGTGCTGATCTGGACAGCGAGGTAATGACACTCTATCTAAAGACTTTCAACTTGGAGCAGATGTACAACAAGAAGAAGCCGAAGAAGTTTGCATTCTCGGTGTTTATGGGG AGTCAATTGGGTGTGGACCCTGACTTGTTTGATCACAAGAGTTGTGAAAGAGAGTTCAGAAGGGCTTGTGAGAATAACCAGATTTCAAGATGCGACTTA CTTTTCATTACTATCGTTCAGAACAAGCATTGGGCTGTAGTTGTTGTTAACTTGTCACACAATCAGTTCAATGTTTTCGATTCCGTCAAGACAATCATGGATGTTTCATTGTTGCATAAGGCAACAAACAATGTG ATCACAAACATAAAGCAAGTTGTCACTACTGAATCTGCGTTCAAGATTGATCTCAACGGCTTTGAGAAGGTCACCCAAGCTTACCCAAAGCAATCAACACA CTATAATTGTGGCTTCCATGCAATTCTTTACTTGGAAAACTTCGATGGTGTTGTCATGAAACATTTCGATGAG AGTTGTATCGCCAACCTCCGGAAACGCATTGCAGCAGATCTTTTGAAGCATCCCAGTAACACTTTGGACCCTGCAGAGCAGTTGAAGAAGCTGCTGGAACTTTGA
- the LOC123051767 gene encoding uncharacterized protein, whose product MRRSARQRGKGTAAPAGREGVQTRASSSLSMADDDPETRMDDDEYTADGSFSTRFSATRLRQVANSQSEKKKDILSKGSFGSLLNINSFSVSADLLDWVVMKIDTNSALFSHKRKSILFTKDMVRKKINVPSGSRPVELLRRNEPHVLREPYRVGSRAPMKHTIQVLKAAKDDDVVTINRSWVLLCIALVLSPRTGNMVPLEYLGSLVDMDKIDDFAWDEHFLAAALKEVKKYQWKREAGKSGFWIGSCLPMFAIIYMDFVDVPRSLVSQHRINYSLPRACFVCNNDFKLVEEIDKNKLSLDKIEFGKRNLRRLPETPYVSFEGCNGADRENNNVEGASGDANIPEIPSIPGTNGSEIGGDVCGSLDEWLQPLPSSQDLEIPEHMIPIYEKHKKLHAAEVKNVLLSFG is encoded by the exons ATGCGACGGTCAGCGCGGCAGCGAGGCAAAGgaacggcggcgccggcgggcaggGAGGGAGTGCAGACACGCGCATCGTCGTCGCTCTCCATGGCCGACGACGACCCAGAGACCAG AATGGATGATGATGAATATACCGCTGATGGGTCATTCTCGACACGTTTCTCAGCCACCCGGCTGCGGCAGGTTGCAAATAGTCAGTCTGAAAAGAAGAAGGACATTCTAAGCAAAGGCAGCTTTGGTTCGCTCTTGAATATCAACTCTTTCTCCGTGTCGGCTGATCTGCTGGATTGGGTAGTCATGAAAATCGACACAAATTCAGCGTTGTTTAG TCACAAAAGGAAGTCTATACTCTTCACAAAAGACATGGTGCGAAAAAAAATTAATGTGCCTTCTGGGTCAAGGCCAGTGGAGCTGTTGAGGAGGAATGAGCCACATGTGCTGCGTGAACCGTATCGAGTAGGCTCAAGGGCTCCAATGAAGCACACCATTCAAGTGCTCAAGGCCGCAAAGGATGATGATGTTGTTACTATAAATAGGTCATGGGTGTTATTATGCATCGCTCTCGTGCTATCCCCTAGGACTGGCAACATGGTACCCCTAGAGTACCTTGGGAGCTTGGTGGACATGGACAAGATCGATGATTTTGCATGGGATGAGCACTTCTTGGCTGCTGCGTTGAAGGAGGTTAAGAAGTATCAATGGAAGAGGGAGGCAGGGAAGAGTGGCTTTTGGATCGGCAGTTGTCTGCCAATGTTTGCG ATAATTTATATGGACTTTGTTGATGTGCCTCGGTCGTTGGTTTCTCAGCATAGGATTAACTATTCTCTCCCAAGGGCATGCTTCGTATGCAACAATGATTTCAAATTGGTAGAAGAAATTGACAAGAACAAGCTCAGCCTCGATAAGATTGAATTTGGAAAACGGAAT CTTCGCCGTTTGCCAGAGACGCCGTATGTATCATTTGAGGGCTGCAATGGAGCTGATCGCGAGAACAACAATGTGGAAGGAGCTAGTGGAGATGCAAACATTCCTGAGATACCCAGCATCCCAGGCACAAATGGGAGTGAGATTGGTGGCGATGTCTGCGGCTCTCTAGATGAGTGGCTGCAACCACTGCCTTCAAGTCAAGACTTGGAA ATTCCAGAGCACATGATACCAATATATGAGAAGCACAAGAAGTTGCACGCAGCAGAAGTGAAGAATGTTCTCTTGTCGTTCGGTTAG